Proteins encoded by one window of Deltaproteobacteria bacterium:
- a CDS encoding tetratricopeptide repeat protein — protein MLALLIVSAYSNTFKASWQFDDKPNILNNERLHIEDLSPDTLWKTFFAMPGRDKWYRPLANLSFALNWYVGQDNPFGYHVVNISIHVLTAFLLFLATTLILNTPRLKNNYTPKEVGRIALMSSLLWALNPIQTQAVTYIVQRMASLAGMMVILSIYCYLKARLSLDRRRRGMFFAGCLFSFILAMMAKENAAMLPFSLLLVEIVFFRQDNALENFKKKIPLLLASLIILLIPVVLLAMQSRIQFFTAGYETRPFSLAERLLTEPRILWFYLSQILYPLPSRLSLTHDVVLSTSILSPWTTLAAIAALAASMALAIVSMRRRPLLAFALLFFFLNHVVESSFIALELIFEHRNYIPSFFLFLPIAAGVQVLLNRYHQKNRLVSFLLVGMVGVVIVGMGCFTYLRNQVWRTEASLWRDAMQKAPMDARPVCNLAIQMGWDEHPTPLKYDAALALFKKALALNTARDFLKQEIVANIGGIYFEKGEFREAVPYFNRALQMNPLFLKARYNLIDTLIMLGQWDEASRQADILLNNPKGFFKPEYFNRKGFILLWQKHPEASLPFFKKAIDMGPENPDAVRLNLGVAYSLSGMHQKAEVMFKEAFKTSSNDIRLHFALIENSVRAKRPADTTAYLDRLFSTFSLQTVLAGLDRFSENFRTAPMTTELIIPALRRKLLQTADDFDTREHHQDIQ, from the coding sequence TTGCTGGCACTGTTGATCGTGTCGGCATACAGCAACACCTTCAAGGCCTCGTGGCAGTTCGACGACAAACCCAACATCCTCAACAATGAACGCCTGCACATCGAGGACCTGTCCCCCGATACGCTCTGGAAAACCTTTTTTGCCATGCCGGGAAGAGACAAATGGTACCGGCCGCTGGCAAATCTGTCATTTGCGCTCAACTGGTATGTCGGTCAAGACAACCCTTTCGGATATCACGTGGTCAACATCTCCATCCATGTCCTGACCGCCTTTCTTTTATTCCTCGCCACTACCCTGATTCTTAACACACCGAGATTAAAAAACAATTACACCCCTAAGGAAGTTGGCCGCATTGCCCTGATGAGTTCGCTTTTGTGGGCTCTCAACCCGATCCAAACCCAGGCGGTAACCTATATCGTGCAGCGCATGGCGTCGTTGGCCGGCATGATGGTCATTCTCAGCATCTATTGCTATCTGAAAGCGCGGTTGAGCCTGGACAGGAGACGGCGCGGGATGTTTTTTGCCGGCTGTCTTTTCAGTTTTATTCTGGCGATGATGGCCAAGGAAAATGCCGCGATGCTTCCTTTCAGCCTGCTGCTGGTGGAAATTGTTTTTTTTCGACAAGACAACGCATTAGAAAATTTTAAAAAAAAAATTCCTTTGCTGCTGGCAAGTCTCATAATTCTGTTGATTCCGGTTGTCTTGCTGGCCATGCAGTCCAGGATTCAATTTTTTACTGCCGGCTATGAAACCAGGCCCTTTTCGCTTGCAGAACGGCTTTTAACCGAGCCGCGGATACTGTGGTTCTACCTTTCGCAAATCCTGTACCCTTTGCCCAGCCGGCTGTCACTGACCCACGATGTCGTTCTCTCCACGTCAATCCTGTCCCCCTGGACCACGCTTGCCGCCATCGCGGCCCTGGCCGCGTCGATGGCACTGGCGATTGTCTCGATGCGAAGAAGGCCCCTGCTGGCCTTTGCCCTGCTGTTCTTTTTTTTGAACCATGTGGTGGAGTCATCCTTCATCGCGCTGGAATTGATTTTCGAGCACCGCAACTACATTCCTTCCTTCTTTCTTTTTTTACCCATTGCCGCCGGTGTTCAGGTACTGTTAAACAGGTATCATCAAAAGAATCGGCTGGTTTCCTTTTTACTGGTTGGAATGGTGGGGGTGGTTATTGTCGGTATGGGCTGCTTTACCTATTTGCGCAACCAGGTTTGGCGCACGGAAGCATCGCTGTGGCGGGATGCCATGCAAAAGGCGCCCATGGATGCACGGCCGGTGTGCAATCTGGCCATTCAGATGGGGTGGGATGAGCATCCGACACCCTTGAAATACGACGCGGCCCTGGCTCTGTTTAAAAAGGCTCTGGCTTTGAACACGGCCCGTGATTTTTTAAAGCAGGAGATCGTTGCCAATATCGGCGGCATTTATTTTGAAAAAGGGGAATTCCGGGAAGCGGTGCCCTATTTCAATCGGGCATTACAAATGAACCCGCTTTTTTTAAAGGCACGTTACAATTTGATCGACACACTGATCATGCTCGGGCAGTGGGATGAGGCATCCCGCCAGGCCGATATCCTGCTCAACAATCCCAAAGGGTTCTTCAAACCGGAATATTTCAACAGAAAGGGATTCATTCTCTTGTGGCAGAAGCATCCCGAGGCCTCGCTGCCCTTTTTTAAGAAAGCCATCGATATGGGGCCGGAAAACCCGGATGCCGTAAGGTTAAATCTCGGCGTTGCCTACAGCCTCAGCGGGATGCATCAAAAGGCCGAGGTTATGTTCAAGGAAGCCTTTAAAACGTCATCGAACGATATCAGACTGCATTTCGCTTTGATCGAAAACAGCGTTCGGGCAAAAAGACCTGCGGATACGACCGCATACCTGGATCGATTGTTTTCAACATTCAGCCTGCAGACGGTTTTAGCCGGGCTTGACAGGTTTTCTGAAAATTTCCGTACGGCCCCCATGACGACAGAATTGATCATCCCTGCCTTGAGGCGAAAACTGTTACAAACGGCGGACGATTTCGACACGCGCGAGCATCATCAGGATATTCAATAA